A single genomic interval of Anopheles marshallii chromosome 2, idAnoMarsDA_429_01, whole genome shotgun sequence harbors:
- the LOC128709439 gene encoding long-chain fatty acid transport protein 4 gives MLVALNLKQKFLTLCGITAAAVAASLVIGQRLIPQSILTGIVFYLISGDRPSAVYATIVSLPRDLRTAVIFLKLNVSLYRYERAGATVVQIFESVVARHPNKVAFLMDDGQLTFAQVKQLADRIAAHFYAKGFRKGDTIALLMETRLEYPCIWLGLSKVGIVTALINSNLRKETLRHSITVANSKAIIVSSELAGAIAEINEQEGIKGLPVHLFRTDGADTSSSDPLPDAEDLRLSVDSGSSSSNVDLSGIPNDISPKDKLVYIYTSGTTGMPKAAVITNLRYTFMALGCYYMLSFRDDDIIYNSLPLYHSAGGMIGVGSVLLCGVTAALRKKFSASNFWTDCIRYKCTVAQYIGEICRFVLMTPQKPTDTQHSVRLMFGNGLRPQIWPQFVSRFNIKQIGEFYGSTEGNSNLLNIDNTMGAVGFVPNFAKAIYPVTLIRCDEETGEIIRGPNGFCIKCKPGEPGVFVGKINPKKALNSFVGYADKAASEKKVLHDVFRKGDIFFNSGDILVQDLLGNYYFKDRTGDTFRWRGENVATSEVEGVITTIVGLKDCAVYGVDIPETEGKAGMAAIVDPEGKVDMEQLAAGIRASLPAYARPLFIRVLSEVPMTTTFKLKKRDLQVDGYDLNKIKDPIYFLQSNGTYRLFTAEDHETISSGKARL, from the exons ATGCTGGTCGCGTTGAATTTGAAACAGAAATTTCTGACACTATGCGGCATCACAGCTGCCGCCGTAGCCGCGTCATTAGTGATCGGACAAAGATTGATACCGCAGTCGATACTGACCGGTATCGTTTTTTACCTCATTTCCGGCGATAGACCGTCGGCCGTGTACGCCACCATCGTGTCGCTGCCGCGAGACCTACG GACAGCAGTTATCTTTCTGAAGCTGAATGTAAGCCTTTACCGATACGAACGCGCTGGTGCGACGGTGGTACAAATCTTCGAGAGTGTCGTTGCGCGCCACCCGAACAAGGTAGCGTTCCTGATGGACGATGGTCAGCTCACGTTCGCACAGGTGAAGCAGCTAGCCGACCGTATTGCGGCCCACTTTTACGCCAAGGGTTTCCGGAAGGGGGACACGATTGCTCTGCTGATGGAGACCCGGCTCGAGTATCCTTGCATCTGGCTCGGTCTGTCGAAGGTTGGCATCGTGACGGCGCTGATCAATtcgaacctgcggaaggaaaCGCTGCGTCACTCGATAACGGTGGCTAATTCGAAGGCAATCATCGTGAGCTCGGAGCTGGCCGGAG CGATCGCCGAAATAAACGAGCAGGAAGGCATAAAAGGCTTACCGGTACATCTATTCCGCACCGACGGTGCCGACACCAGCAGTAGTGACCCATTGCCAG aTGCCGAAGATTTAAGGCTCAGCGTGGATAGTGGCAGCAGTAGCTCAAACGTAGATTTAAGCGGTATCCCGAATGATATATCACCGAAAGATAAATTGGTTTACATCTATACGTCCGGCACGACCGGTATGCCGAAGGCGGCCGTCATCACCAACCTGAG GTACACATTCATGGCCCTCGGATGCTATTACATGCTGAGCTTCCGCGATGACGATATCATTTATAATTCATTGCCACTGTACCATTCGGCCGGCGGTATGATCGGTGTCGGTAGCGTGCTGCTGTGCGGTGTGACAGCGGCTTTACGCAAGAAGTTCTCCGCCTCGAACTTCTGGACGGACTGTATCCGGTACAAGTGCACG GTGGCCCAATATATCGGTGAAATATGTCGCTTCGTACTGATGACACCACAGAAACCAACGGACACACAGCACAGCGTGCGACTCATGTTTGGCAATGGTTTGCGGCCCCAGATTTGGCCCCAGTTTGTGTCGCGCTTCAACATTAAGCAAATCGGAGAATTTTACGGTTCAACGGAAGGTAACTCGAACTTAT taaacaTTGATAACACGATGGGAGCCGTTGGTTTCGTTCCCAACTTTGCCAAAGCTATATACCCCGTAACGTTGATAAG GTGTGATGAAGAGACGGGTGAAATTATCCGTGGCCCGAATGGTTTCTGTATAAAGTGTAAACCGGGCGAGCCGGGCGTGTTTGTTGGTAAAATCAACCCCAAGAAAGCGTTGAATTCGTTCGTTGGGTACGCAGATAAAGCTGCGTCGGAGAAGAAGGTCCTGCACGACGTGTTTCGCAAGGGAGACATTTTCTTCAACTCGGGTGATATTTTGGTTCAAGATCTGCTcggaaattattatttcaaggACCGAACGGGCGATACGTTCAG ATGGCGTGGTGAGAATGTTGCCACATCAGAGGTAGAAGGTGTTATCACCACGATTGTGGGCTTAAAAGATTGTGCCGTTTACGGTGTAGAT ATCCCCGAAACTGAAGGTAAAGCCGGTATGGCCGCGATCGTTGACCCGGAGGGTAAGGTAGATATGGAGCAATTGGCTGCTGGAATTCGGGCCAGTCTGCCTGCCTACGCAAGGCCGCTATTTATACGTGTGCTCTCCGAAGTGCCGATGACGACAACGTTCAAGCTAAAGAAGCGAGACCTCCAGGTGGACGGTTACGATCTGAACAAGATTAAGGATCCAATTTACTTCCTGCAAAGCAATGGCACCTATCGATTGTTTACGGCGGAAGATCACGAAACTATAAGCAGTGGTAAAGCGAGACTATGA